The following coding sequences lie in one Sphingomonas sp. M1-B02 genomic window:
- the ubiB gene encoding 2-polyprenylphenol 6-hydroxylase: MTAPVTHLWRLLKWGRILARHGALTGIERDPNTPKPIRRLARIARFGARVPAIPRYADAFQAIGPAAIKLGQTLATRPDLVGEAAAHDLLRLQDALPPVPFAIIRQRIESSFGRPLETLFATIDEVPIGAASIAQVHAAVTAQGARVAVKVLRPGIEVEFARAIDTYQWAAAQVEGMGGEAARLRPRLIIEHFKRWTARELDLRREAASASELADGMTAEPDFYVPAIDWQRTTGKVLTLEWIDGIKLSDRNALIAAGHDTTALADKLIRAFLRQAIAEGFFHADMHQGNLFALADGRIAAIDFGIMGRIDRRARVWLAEILYGLITGNYKRVAEIHFEAGYVPAHHNVAEFATALRAVGEPMRGLPVKDMSVGAMLDGLFNITRDFDMQTQPHLLLLQKTMVMVEGVARGLDPDINLWETSAPFVREWIRTELGPEAAVADRIITDLQTLARLPQLIRNIELRYPTPGGAPPSPPLKEIEVVRVGGGWRYGAIAILAAAAGVAGTLLLT, from the coding sequence ATGACCGCCCCCGTCACCCATCTCTGGCGTCTCCTCAAATGGGGCCGCATCCTCGCGCGGCACGGCGCCCTGACGGGCATCGAGCGCGATCCCAACACCCCCAAGCCGATCCGCCGCCTTGCCCGCATCGCCCGCTTCGGCGCCCGGGTCCCCGCAATCCCGCGCTACGCCGACGCCTTCCAGGCGATCGGCCCGGCCGCGATCAAGCTCGGCCAGACGCTCGCCACTCGTCCCGACCTCGTCGGCGAGGCGGCGGCGCACGATCTGCTCCGCCTGCAGGACGCGCTTCCCCCCGTCCCCTTCGCGATCATCCGCCAGCGGATCGAATCCTCCTTCGGTCGCCCGCTCGAGACCCTCTTCGCCACGATCGACGAAGTCCCGATCGGCGCCGCCTCGATCGCGCAGGTCCACGCCGCGGTCACCGCGCAGGGCGCCCGAGTCGCGGTCAAGGTGCTGCGCCCCGGCATCGAAGTCGAATTCGCGCGCGCGATCGACACCTATCAATGGGCCGCGGCCCAGGTCGAGGGCATGGGCGGCGAGGCGGCACGGCTCCGCCCCCGCCTGATCATCGAGCATTTCAAACGCTGGACCGCGCGCGAACTAGACTTGCGCCGCGAAGCCGCCTCGGCCTCCGAACTCGCCGACGGCATGACCGCCGAGCCCGATTTCTACGTGCCCGCGATCGACTGGCAGCGCACCACCGGCAAGGTGCTGACGCTCGAATGGATCGACGGCATCAAGCTATCCGATCGCAATGCGCTCATCGCCGCGGGACACGATACCACCGCGCTCGCCGACAAGCTCATCCGCGCCTTCCTCCGCCAGGCGATCGCCGAGGGCTTTTTCCATGCCGACATGCACCAGGGAAACCTGTTCGCGCTGGCCGACGGCCGCATCGCCGCGATCGATTTCGGGATCATGGGCCGGATCGATCGCCGCGCCCGCGTCTGGCTCGCCGAGATTCTCTACGGGCTGATCACCGGCAATTATAAGCGCGTCGCCGAAATCCATTTCGAGGCGGGCTATGTCCCCGCGCACCACAATGTCGCCGAATTCGCGACGGCGCTCCGTGCGGTCGGCGAGCCGATGCGCGGGCTCCCGGTCAAGGACATGTCGGTCGGGGCGATGCTCGACGGGCTGTTCAACATCACCCGCGATTTCGACATGCAGACCCAGCCGCATCTACTGCTGCTGCAAAAGACGATGGTGATGGTCGAGGGCGTCGCGCGCGGGCTCGATCCCGATATCAACCTGTGGGAGACATCGGCCCCCTTCGTGCGCGAGTGGATCCGCACCGAGCTCGGGCCCGAGGCGGCGGTGGCGGACCGGATCATCACCGATCTGCAGACGCTCGCCCGCCTGCCCCAGCTGATCCGCAACATCGAGCTGCGCTATCCCACCCCCGGCGGCGCGCCGCCCTCGCCCCCGCTCAAGGAAATCGAAGTCGTCCGCGTCGGCGGCGGCTGGCGCTACGGCGCCATCGCCATCCTGGCGGCCGCTGCAGGCGTGGCGGGTACCTTGCTCCTCACCTGA
- a CDS encoding LysR family transcriptional regulator — MQRDELADLNAFLTVAEERSFTRAAAKLGTSQSALSHTVRRLETRLDVRLLTRTTRSVMPTEAGERLLRTLRPAIDDIEAELAALSAFRAKPAGTLRITTLEVAAREILWPVLEKLLPAHPDVHVEINIDLSLTDIVAERFDAGVRLGDQVAKDMIAVPIGPELRMAAVAAPAYFARKPRPLIPQDLAEHDCINLRLRTYGGLYAWEFERDGRELKMRVGGQLVFNDVAMIVAAAVAGFGVAFLPEDHFAAPLADGRLVRVLDDWCPPFPGYHLYYPSRRQVSPAFALLVDALRYRG, encoded by the coding sequence ATGCAGCGCGACGAGCTTGCCGATCTCAACGCCTTCCTGACCGTTGCCGAAGAGCGCAGCTTCACGCGCGCCGCGGCCAAGCTGGGCACGTCGCAATCGGCGCTGAGCCATACCGTGCGGCGGCTTGAGACCCGGCTCGACGTGCGGCTGCTGACCCGCACGACGCGCAGCGTGATGCCGACCGAGGCGGGCGAGCGGCTGTTGCGGACGCTGCGGCCGGCGATCGACGATATCGAAGCGGAGCTCGCGGCACTCTCCGCATTTCGCGCCAAGCCCGCGGGGACGCTGCGGATCACGACGCTGGAAGTGGCGGCGCGCGAAATCTTGTGGCCGGTGCTCGAGAAATTGCTCCCCGCGCATCCCGACGTGCATGTCGAGATCAACATCGATCTGTCGCTGACCGACATCGTCGCCGAGCGGTTCGATGCGGGGGTGCGGCTGGGGGATCAGGTGGCGAAGGACATGATCGCGGTTCCGATCGGCCCCGAGCTGCGCATGGCGGCGGTGGCCGCGCCCGCTTATTTCGCGCGCAAGCCCAGGCCGCTGATCCCGCAGGACCTGGCCGAGCATGACTGCATCAATTTGCGGCTGCGCACCTATGGCGGGCTCTATGCCTGGGAGTTCGAGCGCGACGGGCGCGAGCTGAAGATGCGCGTGGGCGGGCAGCTGGTCTTCAACGATGTCGCGATGATCGTGGCGGCGGCAGTGGCGGGCTTCGGGGTGGCCTTCCTGCCCGAGGATCATTTCGCCGCGCCGCTCGCCGACGGGCGGCTGGTGCGCGTGCTCGACGATTGGTGCCCGCCTTTTCCGGGCTATCATCTTTATTATCCGAGCCGGCGGCAGGTCTCGCCGGCCTTCGCGCTGCTGGTCGATGCGCTGCGCTATCGCGGCTGA
- a CDS encoding tryptophan halogenase family protein translates to MAGKRKILIVGGGSAGWLTAAYLAKALGVAERAAIEITVLESPEIGIIGVGEGTFPTIRSTLKFLGIDETQFLRATAATFKQGVRFDDWLHAPEAGRRHRYLHPFEAPFQTDGMNLVPYWLLQEPATRTPFAEAVTIQSQVAAERRAPKRTNESGYGGPLSYAYHFDARKLATLIQERAVALGVQHLRGLLTGVELDPDGAIAHIVSREQGALEADLFVDCTGFRAELIGEALGARFHSVRDHLFTDRALACKVPHERADAPIESVTIATAHEAGWTWDIGLEGARGIGCVYSSAHLSDARAAELLRDYVGHDDFAARSIPFEPGYRPQQWVKNCVAVGLSAGFLEPLESTGVVLIEAAADMIAELFPHSGPVEAPARRFNALMTARYDNIVHFLKLHYCLSRRSEPFWRDNADPSSIPERLRELLGEWRHRPPNRFDFVIDLETFAFFNYQYILYGMEYPTDLSAARGDFPHGGEAEQLFARVRSFGTQAAADLPGHRELVRAINRAAS, encoded by the coding sequence ATGGCCGGGAAGCGGAAGATATTGATCGTGGGCGGCGGGAGCGCGGGCTGGCTTACCGCCGCCTATCTCGCCAAGGCGCTTGGTGTCGCCGAGCGGGCCGCGATCGAGATCACCGTCCTCGAATCGCCCGAGATCGGGATCATCGGCGTGGGCGAGGGTACCTTCCCGACGATCCGCTCGACGCTCAAATTCCTCGGCATCGACGAGACGCAGTTTTTGCGGGCGACCGCGGCGACCTTCAAGCAGGGCGTGCGCTTCGACGATTGGCTGCACGCGCCCGAGGCGGGGCGGCGGCACCGCTACCTGCATCCGTTCGAGGCTCCGTTTCAGACGGACGGCATGAATCTGGTGCCCTATTGGCTGCTCCAGGAGCCGGCCACCCGCACGCCCTTTGCCGAGGCGGTGACGATCCAGAGCCAGGTCGCGGCCGAGCGCCGTGCGCCCAAGCGCACGAACGAGAGCGGCTATGGCGGGCCGCTGAGCTACGCCTATCATTTCGACGCGCGCAAGCTGGCGACGTTGATCCAGGAGCGCGCAGTGGCGTTGGGGGTGCAGCATCTGCGCGGGCTGCTGACCGGGGTCGAGCTGGATCCGGACGGTGCGATCGCGCACATCGTTTCGCGCGAGCAGGGGGCGCTCGAAGCCGATCTGTTCGTCGATTGTACAGGTTTTCGCGCCGAGCTGATCGGCGAGGCGCTGGGTGCGCGCTTCCATTCGGTGCGCGACCATCTGTTCACCGATCGCGCGCTGGCATGCAAGGTCCCGCACGAACGGGCCGACGCGCCGATCGAGAGCGTCACGATCGCGACTGCGCACGAGGCCGGCTGGACCTGGGACATCGGCCTGGAGGGCGCGCGCGGGATCGGTTGCGTCTATTCCAGCGCGCATTTGAGCGACGCGCGCGCTGCGGAATTGCTGCGCGATTATGTGGGGCACGACGATTTTGCTGCGCGCAGCATTCCCTTCGAGCCGGGCTATCGCCCGCAGCAATGGGTGAAGAATTGCGTCGCGGTCGGGCTCTCCGCGGGTTTCCTAGAACCGCTCGAGTCGACGGGCGTCGTGCTGATCGAGGCGGCGGCGGACATGATCGCCGAGCTGTTTCCGCACAGCGGTCCGGTCGAAGCGCCGGCACGGCGGTTCAACGCGCTGATGACGGCGCGCTACGACAATATCGTCCATTTCCTGAAGCTGCATTATTGCCTGAGCCGCCGCAGCGAGCCCTTCTGGCGCGACAATGCGGATCCCTCGTCAATTCCCGAGCGACTGCGGGAACTGCTGGGCGAATGGCGCCATCGGCCGCCCAATCGGTTCGACTTCGTGATCGATCTCGAGACCTTCGCCTTCTTCAACTATCAGTACATCCTGTACGGGATGGAATATCCGACCGATCTATCGGCCGCGCGCGGCGATTTCCCGCACGGAGGCGAGGCCGAGCAGCTGTTCGCGCGGGTGCGCAGCTTCGGGACGCAGGCCGCCGCGGACCTGCCGGGGCACCGCGAACTGGTGCGCGCGATCAACCGGGCAGCGTCCTAA
- a CDS encoding PIN domain-containing protein — protein MYLLDAPIVFELRKAASGHAEPGLTDWATGVARERLFLSALTLLELETHAIRTERRDKAEGGALRNWIDGHVMRAFDGRVLAIDAAVVRRRGQIAIADSRDALLAATALEHSLTLVTRNGAAFKGARVKTFDPRGYRAAAADEELDWRSAARTGPFWLKNLFVRS, from the coding sequence ATGTATCTGCTCGACGCGCCGATCGTCTTCGAACTGCGCAAGGCGGCGTCGGGGCATGCCGAGCCGGGGCTGACCGACTGGGCGACAGGGGTTGCGCGCGAGCGGCTGTTCCTCTCGGCGCTCACGCTGCTCGAGCTCGAGACGCACGCAATCCGCACCGAGCGGCGCGACAAGGCCGAGGGCGGTGCGCTGCGGAACTGGATCGACGGGCATGTGATGCGCGCGTTCGACGGGCGGGTGCTGGCGATCGACGCGGCGGTGGTGCGCCGCCGCGGCCAGATCGCGATCGCAGACAGCCGCGATGCGTTGCTGGCGGCGACGGCGCTCGAACATTCGTTGACCCTGGTCACCCGCAACGGCGCTGCGTTCAAGGGCGCGCGAGTCAAGACGTTCGACCCCCGGGGGTATCGCGCCGCCGCGGCGGACGAGGAACTGGACTGGCGATCGGCGGCGCGGACCGGCCCCTTCTGGCTCAAGAACCTGTTCGTTCGGAGCTGA
- a CDS encoding type II toxin-antitoxin system Phd/YefM family antitoxin, with amino-acid sequence MKVFSSREFNQDVSAAKRFARLEPVFVTDRGKPTHVLMSFDAFRRMSGERDSVVDLLAMPGLPDPEPERAKDWDRREPL; translated from the coding sequence ATGAAGGTGTTCAGCAGCCGCGAGTTCAATCAGGACGTGAGCGCCGCGAAGCGATTCGCGCGTCTCGAGCCGGTCTTCGTGACCGACCGCGGCAAGCCGACCCATGTGCTGATGAGCTTCGACGCGTTCCGCCGGATGAGTGGCGAGCGCGACAGCGTCGTCGACTTGCTGGCGATGCCGGGGCTCCCCGATCCGGAGCCCGAACGGGCCAAGGATTGGGATCGGCGCGAGCCGCTCTGA
- a CDS encoding cation:proton antiporter produces MLSHLYEDSLRAFGDILGAHGPAVNAAQSLTPADYSIHFFLQLGVIILACRVVGWLGQKFLGQPQVVGEMIAGVVLGPSLLGLLFPEFQLALFPKETKNVLYAGAQLGVGLYMFLVGTTLQLDHFRSKGRSAFAVSLSGIIAPFLIAVAITPYLLTVPGLFAPGITQSNATLFLGACIALTAFPMLARIINERGLAHTSLGTLSLTAGAFDDAASWCVLAIVLATFGAGAGIAVIAIGGGLLYAAFVLIFGRRLLAPLGRIVEEQGEMSTTILAITIMLFCFSAFLMDAIGIHAVFGGFLLGVVMPRGLFVDEIKRKVEPLAVVLLLPMFFTYSGLNTRLDMVNSVPLLLLALGILVASILAKFGACWAAARLAGEDNRTALGIGALMNSRGLMELIIINIGLQKGVIGPTLFSIMVLMAIVTTVMATPLFELVYGKKARQTGELGAVPGDKGFAAKTA; encoded by the coding sequence ATGCTGTCGCATCTGTATGAAGATTCGCTGCGAGCGTTCGGCGACATATTGGGCGCGCACGGGCCCGCGGTGAATGCGGCGCAGTCGCTCACCCCCGCCGACTACAGCATCCATTTCTTCCTCCAGCTCGGGGTGATCATCCTTGCTTGCCGGGTAGTCGGCTGGCTCGGCCAGAAATTCCTCGGCCAGCCGCAGGTGGTCGGGGAGATGATCGCGGGCGTGGTCCTGGGGCCCTCGTTGCTCGGCCTGCTTTTTCCGGAGTTCCAGCTCGCCCTCTTTCCCAAGGAAACCAAGAACGTCCTCTATGCCGGCGCCCAGCTCGGCGTCGGGCTCTACATGTTCCTGGTCGGCACCACGCTCCAGCTCGATCATTTCAGGAGCAAGGGGCGAAGCGCCTTCGCCGTGTCGCTGTCGGGCATCATCGCGCCCTTCCTCATCGCGGTGGCGATCACGCCCTATCTGCTCACCGTCCCTGGCCTCTTCGCGCCCGGAATCACCCAATCCAATGCGACGCTGTTCCTGGGTGCCTGCATCGCGCTCACCGCCTTTCCGATGCTTGCGCGCATCATCAACGAGCGCGGCCTCGCCCACACCTCGCTCGGCACGCTTTCGCTAACGGCGGGCGCGTTCGACGATGCCGCCTCCTGGTGTGTCCTGGCGATCGTTCTCGCCACCTTCGGGGCGGGCGCCGGGATCGCCGTCATCGCGATCGGCGGCGGCCTGCTCTACGCCGCCTTCGTCCTCATCTTTGGACGCCGCCTGCTCGCTCCGCTCGGCCGCATCGTCGAGGAGCAGGGAGAGATGAGCACGACGATCCTGGCGATCACGATCATGCTGTTCTGCTTCTCGGCCTTCCTGATGGACGCGATCGGCATCCACGCGGTGTTCGGCGGCTTCCTGCTCGGCGTCGTGATGCCGCGCGGGCTGTTCGTCGACGAGATCAAGCGCAAGGTCGAGCCGCTCGCGGTCGTTCTCCTCCTGCCGATGTTCTTCACTTATTCGGGGCTCAACACCCGGCTCGACATGGTCAATTCGGTGCCGCTGCTGCTGCTGGCGCTGGGCATCCTCGTCGCATCGATCCTCGCCAAGTTCGGTGCCTGCTGGGCGGCGGCGCGGCTTGCGGGCGAAGACAACCGCACCGCGCTCGGCATCGGCGCGCTGATGAACTCGCGCGGGCTGATGGAGCTGATCATCATCAACATCGGCCTGCAAAAGGGCGTGATCGGGCCAACGCTCTTCTCGATAATGGTGCTGATGGCGATCGTCACCACGGTGATGGCAACCCCGCTCTTCGAACTCGTCTACGGAAAGAAGGCGCGGCAGACCGGCGAACTGGGCGCGGTCCCCGGCGACAAAGGCTTTGCCGCGAAAACCGCTTAG
- a CDS encoding NAD(P)-dependent alcohol dehydrogenase, with protein sequence MTVHAYGAQAADQPVQPLTIERRAPGPHDVQIDIAFCGVCHSDLHTVRSEWGGTLYPCVPGHEIVGHVSAIGADVTRFAVGDVVGVGCMVDSCQSCASCDEGLEQYCTGTGFVGTYNGATTDAPGHTFGGYSEQIVVSDKFVLSIAHPADQLAAVAPLLCAGITTWSPLRHWNAGPGKKVGIVGIGGLGHMGVKLAHALGAHTVAFTTSEGKRQDALDLGADEVIVSRNADEMAAHAGSFDLILNTVAASHDLDAFTALLKRDGTLCLVGVPEHAHPSPDVSALIFKRRAIAGSLIGGIAETQEMLDFCAEKGIVSEIEMIDAAQIDEAYDRMERSDVRYRFVIDNSTIAA encoded by the coding sequence ATGACCGTTCACGCTTATGGCGCCCAGGCGGCCGACCAGCCGGTGCAGCCCCTGACGATCGAGCGCCGCGCGCCGGGCCCGCACGATGTCCAGATCGATATCGCCTTTTGCGGCGTCTGCCACTCCGATCTCCACACCGTCCGCTCCGAATGGGGCGGCACGCTCTATCCATGCGTCCCCGGGCACGAGATCGTCGGCCATGTCTCGGCAATCGGCGCGGACGTGACCAGGTTCGCGGTGGGCGACGTGGTCGGCGTCGGCTGCATGGTCGACAGCTGCCAGAGCTGCGCCTCGTGCGACGAGGGTCTCGAGCAATATTGCACCGGCACGGGCTTCGTCGGCACCTATAATGGCGCGACCACCGACGCGCCCGGCCACACCTTCGGCGGCTATTCGGAACAGATCGTCGTCAGCGACAAGTTCGTGCTCAGCATCGCCCATCCCGCGGACCAGCTCGCCGCGGTCGCACCCTTGCTCTGCGCCGGCATCACCACCTGGTCGCCGCTGCGCCACTGGAATGCCGGCCCCGGCAAGAAGGTCGGCATCGTCGGCATCGGCGGGCTCGGCCATATGGGGGTGAAACTCGCGCACGCGCTGGGGGCACATACGGTCGCCTTCACCACGTCGGAGGGCAAGCGCCAGGACGCGCTCGATCTCGGCGCCGATGAAGTCATCGTCTCGCGCAATGCCGACGAGATGGCGGCGCACGCCGGATCGTTCGATCTGATCCTCAACACCGTCGCCGCCAGCCACGATCTCGACGCCTTCACCGCGTTGCTCAAGCGCGACGGCACCCTGTGCCTGGTCGGCGTGCCCGAACATGCCCATCCTTCGCCCGACGTGTCGGCCTTGATCTTCAAGCGCCGCGCGATCGCCGGATCGCTGATCGGCGGCATCGCCGAGACGCAGGAAATGCTCGATTTCTGTGCGGAGAAGGGCATCGTCTCCGAGATCGAGATGATCGACGCCGCGCAGATCGACGAGGCCTATGACCGCATGGAGCGCAGCGACGTCCGCTATCGCTTCGTGATCGACAACTCGACGATCGCCGCCTGA
- a CDS encoding glycoside hydrolase family 2 TIM barrel-domain containing protein, whose product MKIAQAARVLLGAMALALAAPALAQPVGTAAFDADWRFAKGDVAGAEQPAFADASWQPVDLPHDWAIAGPFDRNAATTGSGGWLPSGVAWYRKHFALPDSARGKRVFIEFDGIMERAGVWINGHHIGHRPNGYSSVRYELTPHLKSGENVVAVRSDTSAQPASRWYAGSGIYRHVKLITLGDVYADAWSTTVRVATLDATGAGLAVESSVTNRLATPVQARLEAVIRAPDGREIATYTGATQELAPNRATSLSAAGTLANPRRWDIGDPALHTALVRVRAADGSLLYEERVPFGIRDARFEAATGFWLNGRNIKLKGVAIHADGGPFGMAVPLGFYERRLKGLQALGVNAIRTAHHPFSPEFLDLCDRLGILVMNEAFDMWTVAKNPQDYHLFFTDWFSLDARDFVRRDRNHPSVIIWSIGNEIHDTPYPVVAKSIVERLMNIFHAEDPTRPVTMALFRPNTTGDYSNGLADMLDVVGQNYRENELTKAHADKPTRKIIGTENSKNRSSWLPVRDNPAYSGMFLWTGADYLGEADRAGWPAISNPSGIVDRIDGVKPIGWERAAWWSEKPVVKLARRVTEVIDISELPTMVGVAMPQPRGPGILADWTPFNLGAHAEKVEVMSNAEEVELFLNGRSLGRKPRNADDSAIAWTVDFAPGEIRAVGYRGGRKVGEDVLRTAGAPAAIRLVPEATRLGTGFDDVTAVRVEVVDAKGVLVPTATDSVTLEVSGPATLVAYDNASVTDHTAFTSPIRAVAGGKAVAFLRGGEGSGTVTVRARAGALKSATHTFRR is encoded by the coding sequence ATGAAAATCGCACAGGCAGCCCGCGTCCTTCTGGGTGCGATGGCATTGGCACTCGCCGCCCCCGCACTCGCCCAGCCCGTCGGTACCGCCGCCTTCGACGCCGACTGGCGCTTCGCAAAGGGCGACGTCGCAGGCGCAGAACAACCCGCTTTTGCCGACGCGTCGTGGCAGCCCGTCGACCTGCCCCACGACTGGGCGATCGCCGGCCCCTTCGACCGGAACGCCGCAACCACCGGCTCGGGCGGCTGGCTCCCCTCGGGCGTCGCCTGGTACCGAAAGCACTTCGCCCTCCCCGATTCCGCCCGCGGCAAGCGCGTCTTCATCGAATTCGACGGCATCATGGAGCGCGCCGGCGTCTGGATTAACGGCCACCATATCGGCCACCGCCCCAATGGCTATTCCAGCGTCCGCTACGAGCTGACGCCCCACCTCAAGTCCGGCGAGAATGTCGTCGCAGTCCGCTCGGACACCTCCGCCCAGCCGGCCTCACGCTGGTATGCCGGCTCGGGCATCTATCGCCACGTCAAGCTGATCACCCTCGGCGACGTCTATGCCGATGCCTGGAGCACCACCGTCCGGGTCGCCACGCTCGACGCGACCGGCGCGGGCCTCGCGGTCGAAAGCAGCGTCACCAATCGCCTGGCCACCCCCGTTCAGGCCAGACTCGAAGCCGTGATCCGCGCGCCCGACGGCCGCGAGATCGCGACCTACACCGGTGCCACGCAGGAACTCGCACCGAACCGCGCCACCAGCCTCTCCGCCGCCGGCACCCTCGCCAACCCCCGCCGCTGGGACATCGGCGACCCCGCGCTCCACACCGCGCTCGTCCGCGTGCGCGCCGCCGATGGCAGCCTGCTCTACGAGGAACGCGTCCCCTTCGGCATCCGCGACGCGAGGTTCGAGGCCGCGACCGGCTTCTGGCTCAACGGCAGGAACATCAAGCTCAAGGGCGTCGCGATCCACGCCGATGGCGGCCCGTTCGGCATGGCCGTCCCGCTCGGCTTCTACGAGCGGCGCCTCAAGGGCCTCCAGGCGCTCGGCGTCAACGCGATCCGCACCGCGCACCACCCCTTCTCGCCCGAATTTCTCGATCTGTGCGACCGGCTCGGCATCCTCGTCATGAACGAGGCGTTCGACATGTGGACCGTCGCCAAGAACCCGCAGGACTATCACCTCTTCTTCACCGACTGGTTCTCGCTCGACGCACGCGATTTCGTCCGCCGCGACCGCAATCACCCGAGCGTCATCATCTGGTCGATCGGCAACGAGATCCACGACACGCCCTACCCCGTCGTCGCCAAGTCGATCGTCGAGCGGCTGATGAATATCTTCCACGCCGAGGATCCCACCCGCCCCGTCACGATGGCGCTGTTCCGTCCCAATACCACCGGCGACTACAGCAACGGCCTGGCCGACATGCTCGACGTCGTCGGCCAGAATTACCGCGAGAACGAACTGACCAAGGCGCATGCCGACAAGCCCACGCGGAAGATCATCGGCACCGAGAACAGCAAGAACCGCAGCTCCTGGCTCCCCGTCCGCGACAATCCGGCTTATTCGGGCATGTTTCTGTGGACCGGCGCCGACTATCTCGGCGAGGCCGATCGCGCCGGCTGGCCCGCGATCAGCAACCCTTCGGGCATCGTCGATCGGATCGACGGCGTGAAGCCGATCGGCTGGGAGCGCGCCGCCTGGTGGTCCGAAAAGCCCGTGGTCAAGCTCGCCCGCCGCGTCACCGAAGTGATCGACATCAGCGAACTCCCGACGATGGTCGGCGTCGCGATGCCCCAGCCCCGCGGCCCCGGTATCCTCGCCGACTGGACCCCCTTTAATCTCGGCGCGCATGCCGAGAAGGTCGAGGTCATGTCCAACGCCGAAGAAGTCGAGCTATTCCTCAACGGCCGCTCGCTCGGCCGCAAGCCGCGCAATGCCGACGATAGCGCCATCGCCTGGACGGTCGATTTCGCCCCCGGCGAGATCCGCGCGGTCGGCTATCGCGGCGGCCGCAAGGTCGGCGAGGACGTCCTGCGCACCGCCGGCGCCCCCGCCGCGATCCGGCTGGTGCCCGAGGCAACCAGGCTGGGCACCGGCTTCGACGATGTCACCGCAGTCCGCGTCGAAGTGGTCGATGCCAAGGGCGTGCTCGTCCCCACCGCGACGGACTCGGTCACGCTCGAGGTAAGCGGCCCCGCCACCCTCGTCGCCTACGACAATGCCAGCGTCACCGATCACACCGCCTTCACGTCTCCCATCCGCGCAGTGGCGGGCGGCAAGGCAGTCGCATTTCTGCGCGGTGGCGAGGGCAGCGGTACGGTAACGGTCAGGGCACGCGCCGGGGCACTGAAAAGCGCAACGCACACCTTCCGGCGCTAA
- a CDS encoding class I SAM-dependent methyltransferase encodes MPDTVSFGYEDIAPEEKTARVGAVFSNVASKYDLMNDAMSGGLHRAWKDLFVRRVKPRAGEHILDMAGGTGDIAFRMAPSGAAITVADINPEMLAVGVERAAKRGIDGLVWSEANAEMLQWPDKFFDAYTIAFGIRNVTDIPKALREAHRVLKRGGRFYVLEFSTTLWPGFGQLYDAYSHHMVPRLGKLLANDADSYRYLIESIRRFPDMPSFERMIGEAGFSQTRVEPLLGGLVAIHSGWKI; translated from the coding sequence ATGCCCGACACCGTCTCCTTCGGTTACGAAGACATCGCCCCGGAAGAAAAGACCGCCCGAGTCGGCGCGGTCTTCTCCAACGTCGCCTCCAAATATGATCTGATGAACGATGCCATGTCCGGCGGCCTCCATCGCGCCTGGAAGGATCTGTTCGTCCGCCGGGTGAAGCCGCGCGCCGGCGAGCATATCCTCGACATGGCCGGCGGCACCGGCGACATCGCCTTCCGCATGGCGCCCTCGGGCGCGGCGATCACCGTCGCCGACATCAATCCCGAGATGCTCGCGGTCGGAGTCGAGCGCGCCGCGAAGCGCGGGATCGACGGTCTCGTCTGGTCCGAGGCCAATGCCGAGATGCTGCAGTGGCCCGACAAGTTCTTCGACGCCTATACGATCGCCTTCGGCATCCGCAACGTGACCGACATTCCCAAGGCGCTCCGCGAAGCCCACCGCGTCCTCAAGCGCGGCGGCCGCTTCTACGTCCTCGAATTCTCGACGACGCTCTGGCCCGGCTTCGGCCAGCTTTACGATGCCTATTCGCACCATATGGTCCCCAGGCTCGGCAAGCTGCTCGCAAACGACGCGGACAGCTATCGCTACCTGATCGAATCGATCCGCCGCTTCCCCGACATGCCCAGCTTCGAGCGCATGATCGGCGAGGCCGGCTTCAGCCAGACCAGGGTCGAGCCGCTGCTCGGCGGGCTGGTCGCGATCCATTCGGGCTGGAAGATTTGA